AGCAGCTCACCAACCTTAAAATCCATGGTGGCTACCTTGCACACGAAATGCAGTGATAGAGCTAAGAAACAGCTTTAATACCATTTCCAAATCAGATAAACAACCCCACACAGCATCTGTTTGTAAAAGTGTTGCCTGCCACgtttaaatgcttaaaatatGAAGAGATTTATTAACAGCTACGGCTATGTGCAATTCCCTGTGGCTGGCACCGATTATTCTGtttgaaaagcatttaaaaaacaaacataaaaaaaaacctgtacgCCGCTTGAAGTTGTCACAGCCCTTAAACTTATTCATGATTTCTCCCAAAACCAGAAACCTTTTCAATTTACTTAAACACTTTGTGCTCGTCTATCACAcaagatcccccccccccccaaaactaAAAGCATGAGACCGGGCTCCCAccaagtcaatactttgtagaaatACGTTTCAAAGCTGTTACAGCTGGAAGACTTTCTGGGTTTGTCCCTACCAGCTTTACAGACATAGAGAGTAAATATGTCACcccttgttatttttttgttatttgcattttttcccccagtttgatttaggtctggagtTTGAATGAGCCGTTCTAACATAAGAATcagctttgatctaaacaatCCCATTGTAGTTCTTGTGCGTTTAGCTGGTTTCCTGCGGGAATTTGGACATTTGTCTCAAGGATTTTCCTATCTTTAGTTCCATCCCTATTAAAATATGCATCGCTCACAGTTGTGCATATCCCCTCTTGGAGTGGTGAACTACTGTTTAGAGCAAGGCGCTTGCATTCTGGGAAGGCTAGAAGttccctggttcaaatcccacagacccTGAGCCCCAAGCAAGGTCTTTAGCCCCAAAGTGCGCTCTGGACGCCTTACAGTGGCAGTCCACTGGTCTCCAAGGGTGGTTTAAAGGCAGAGAAGAAATTTCATTTGAATGTTTGTAGTGTTTGTAGTGAAGATGAAGATTATTGCACACTTTTAATTTTCTGATTATGGATTGAACAGCGCTCAGGCAGATGTTCACATACAGGGATTCTGTTTTATGACCTAACCTTGCTGCAACCCTCTCCACCACTTTCTACCTGACaagtctgctgtgttccttgttcTACATGAAGCTGTTTGTTACCTAATGGTCTCTAATGAAGCTCTGAGACCTCCACTGACAATTTACTGTTTATGCTGAAAATAAATTACTGCAGGTTGACTAATGATATGAGTTCTGACTGGTTACTTTGGGTTTATTTAGCGCTATCAGAGTAAAAAGGGGCTGAATGCAAAGACAAGACAcacttttaaaattttcacTTGAAATTTATCTGTGAAAACCACGTATCCTTCTACTACACAGTTATATGGGTGTATGTCTATTACATGAAATCCCAATTAAATGCTTCAAAATGCTCAACATTAGCATAGAAATAAAGACTTTCCCTGACAGGTAACACCTTCCTCCAAGCTGAGCTTTGAATGCCGCATTAGTGCTGCACATCAGACGACTTCTCCTCCAATAGGCCGAACCGCCACCGACTGAGAGGATTTCAACTGCTGACGACCAACTTCTAGGTCAGAACACTGGGGTTTGTGTAACTAAGACTTTGGTCCGTTGCAGGTCATTTATAGCCCGGGTATATTGAGCCGCTGACAGACAATGACCTACGTAAGTAATCCATGACCGGCGAATGCCATGGATGTTAAAAAATAGCTAAAACTTAGGTGAAACCAGAAATAGTTTTCTAGGTATTCTATTCTGTATTTAAACCCTTTATTAGcttcatcttttattttgttcttataAACTAGTGCTCCCCATATTATTTGCTTTCAACCAAATTGGCTTAAATTGACTCaaaagtctccatctgcatggtttaaaaccttaaaaaaaaaaaaccatttacTTGGATTTAAAGTAgtgtaaaacaacacaaaggttCAACAACATCTACTAATTTATTCGTCTGTGAAGATGCGCTAATAATCAGATAGTTTGAGTAAAAAAGCGTTGAGACCAACTGTACCTCGGGTTCAGTGTAATTGCATAAGAGTCTTAGCACAGTAACGGCCTCCTCTCCTTAAACAAAAGTTACGTCAGCAGGTTTATCAGCTTTAAAACAACgcacacagcagacaggccgCAGCATTCCTTTACTGAGGAGAATGTGGATCAAAGAGTTTGAAGTTGcttactgaagaaaaaaaaaagaagtatgaGCTGGGAAAGGAGCAAACCAACCATGGTCTAAATAAGGGAGAGAAGAGCAGGCGTGCAGCCATCTCAATGGCTTTACAACACCTTAGTGTGTTAGTACAGGGAGCCTATCATAAGAAATTacggttttaaatgtttattttgacagaatatgttaatttcttttatttatttggactTCTTGATGTCTGGCTCGACAATCTTCTGTCCAGTGAGGAAGTTCCAGACGCCGCCTCGGTAGAACTCATTTCCAAACGAGTAGAGGAGAGCATTGAAGAACGGATTTGTTTTTGCGACAACCGGAAGcacctgtagaaaaaaaaataacaaaaaattgtTAGTAAATTGTGCGCATTTAGAGTAACAAAGAGGTTTACCAGGGCTCCCAATTTAATCTTCAAAACTATGAGATTTGCAAATCTTATTGTCCACATCCAAAAAAGGTCAATGGAGTGTGAAAAACTGTTACCACACCTCCTTCCTTATtctgctgaccaaaaaaaaaataataataatttccggaattttaaagactaaaatgtTTCTGATTTATATTCAATTTATATTCATTATATTTGAACTGCCTCCTCTAAAACGGATTTTATTGTCAGTTGTTGATCAGTTAAACTTCACAGGggcaaataaaatccatttataatttttttaaacactgctgATTTTGtctaaatgttgctttttctgtttttttcttaataggATCTGACCACATTCGTTTAAAAATTGagagaaaatgtactttaaataGGCAAAACTTAGTTTATATGGCCCTGCTTTTAGAGTCATTAAAGAAAAGATCCGGATCTTCTTAGAACTTAAAAACGGATCAGTGTCCGTCTTTGAAACTGGGCCTAGCTTAGACGTCTTACCAACCACTGAACCTACTAATTCTTTAACTTTTACAGATGGAAAAATGGTATGAAAAATTAATCTGTATTTACTAAAGGATAGTTCAGTGGTTGCGATTTTAAAGTACAAGTGATAAGGAATAAACCACACAAATGGAGAAGCCAACTTCAGTATTGTGTCCTTTTATGGTTTATAGGACATAAAGATAACAAAaccaaatgaaatattttttagataCGCAAATGTCTGGAAATACCTTGAAATCTGAATCTGGAACAATGGAATAAAAAGTGTAGGAAGCTTGAAACTATATAGTTTCCTATATAACCTCTTGTTTGCTGAAACAATTTTTTCAGATATGAGTTTAAGTGGACTGAACCTTAAAAGAGCTTACCATTCGCAGTTTTGGAGAGACAAGCTTCACATTCTCAAAGCAGGCATAGATGCACATGAGGACGTAGGGCCCCCAACACATCAGCATTACCCTCAGAGGCAAAGCGGTGTTAAACTGGAAAATAAGTGCACCGTATTAAATGATTTGTGAAAGAGCAATTATgtgcaagagaaaaaaaactttattttcatatatagtcatataaaaaaagttaagaagaaacagagaagaaccttaaaacaatttgacaaaaaaatgtttaaatggaaAAAGGTACTTCCGTAAAGTCTTTTGGAGGCATCCctaaacaacataaacaatCTCTTCTAGTATGAAGAGCCAAAAATGGGCGGAGTCAATCGTTTGAGTCACCCTGGCCTAACCATTTAAGTCCGACCAAAGTTTGGATTCCAATCTGCCTTCAACCTTCAGACGTTTTGCAACACATCAAATTATACACTTTCTGCTTATGTTTTGTGACTGCAATGCTTATAACCTTGAAATAATCCTTTATGATAGTGTAGCTATAGGAACCAGCTAAgcaaaaagaaccaaaaagaACCTATTCCATCTCCATAGgaataaaagcttttaaaatcgACCCTTTTAGACCTAAATTTGCTCATACAGCATGCAAAGGTGAGAACATGTGTTCAGATCTCAATCCTGCCTGAAATGTACATTTTCAGTTTACTACATGATTGTAGCACACaatgagcaaaaaatgttcAGCCACCAAAATGTGATTACTATGGATGTCACTGGATTAGATGTGACAAATATAAATGTGCCAAACCCCTTTAAATATGCTTAACTTAGTGTTTAACGTCTTTAATCAACAAGTGTAAATATGCAGTATATGAGCAAATCCTGACCAAAACCTTTTAGTCTCTctctggctctctctctctctgtatatcTATTAATCTATCTCCTCCTTCCTATTTGTCTCTGCCTAAACACTTTTCAGCATATTTTCAGCATATTTACCCTGTGATTATGAATCTTCTTGAAGTGTTTGTAGATGGAATCATAACATGATAACATGGTGATGGCTGGGAAATGTCAGGTAGAGTACCACCAAGCTAAGCATGTACGTAATGTAGTCCCTGTAAGAAAAAGGAGAAAGCAAAAGGATTAAAGCGAAATATTTCATACAGCTGCTGTTCAACCAGAGCGTTAGTCTCAGTGTATTGGGTGATTTCACATAACTCTACCTGTCTCCTCTGGTGTAGTCCAGCGTGCAGCACGTCCTCATCGGCTCAAAGTCGTAGACACCCCACCCCATGAGTGGAATGGCGGACCAGAAGATGGAGAGAATCCAGATGATGCCGCTCATCGTCACTGTCGTGCTCCAGAAGAGCTTTTGCCCTGTGCAAAAATATTAAGTCAGCTTGGATGCAAGTAATATGTTTGATTTTGACATTATTGGaattcattgttgtttttgtttttccttactgcaatacagattagtcaaataGCCTTTTGTCAATGACAAAATGGCAGAATGTTTGTCATTTAGTTTCTCTAATTAAATGGAATTTTAATGTACGTTCAAAGTATGTGGACTACagataaatcaaataaattttaTGCCATAATTAATGTTAAATCATTTAACATGCTACCCGAAAAGTCAGCGCTATATCTTTATTCAGAGTTTGTCACTGTTAAGACCTTATTATTTAACGTTGTCAGCTTAGTAGGATAAGGTGTAAAGATGTTTAAGGTCTAATTATTGTGTATTTTATCATCTGATATGCTAATCCTGATGTTACTAAGTTACAAACCCTGCTTTATACTATAGTATAAAGCAGGGTTTGTGGCTTAGTGAGCTAACTCCATGTTCAGTTTGGCACAAAACTGGTTCAGTAAGCAACACATGCAAACGGTATTTATTTAGCACCCTTTTATACGTCagaaatcacaaagtgctttgtAGCAAACACTCCTACATCTGACGGGAATAGGATTCTGATTGAAGTGGCACCGTGAATGATAGACTTCGATTAGAGAATCAGGAGACTGGAGATCCGTAACGGCAGCTTTAATATAACTCCAAATAATGAACATGGTCCATTACAGGCTGAGTGGCATAATTACATGTAAACCACATGTACATGTTGGGGCTCATGGAGCATATGAgtgtggttttatttattacGCACATAAATATTTACCATGAAGCACTGACTTTCAGCATGTGTCACACTGTAAACGGTCCGGGCGGAAACAACGAAACCTGACTTCCTCTCAGTCTTTCTAACATGCTTTACAGTAAATCATCATAGAAATTCAGGCTGGAAACCTACCCTGCCCAAGTGCACTTcagtgttaaaaataatttcctctCCACTAACCTTTAGATATTTAAGAATATATGCAgcataagataaaaaataaagaatataagACATTAAGGCATAGAGGCTGAATGTTTTTACTCATCTGAGTCAGATGAGAGGATGCATCAACTCTCAGGTCAACATATGTCCCTTTTCCCCGGGCTGCAGTAGACCCAGCTCTATTCCGGTCAGCCCCCTTTGTAAGCATTTTGATTACCACATTTTCATACTGAACAGGCTTTTTTCACCCCTGCTCAGGAGATTCTCAGTAAGGCTGAAATACGACATGAACATTGGGCtgtgtaaaatatttacaattttGCATGTGAAGTTTGTAATAGTGATGTACCAAATGTGCCAGAGGTATGCCATAAGCAGCAGgggaacattttcttttttttcttttggagaataaatatatttgtagATATGCTACAAATGAAAAAACACATTGTTCAAGTAGACCATGTAGATCATATTCAAGCTGTTTTTCAGCTTGTTCATTGGTGTTTGATGAGTGTTTATCAATAAAACTCTGTACATTCTTGTAAGCACGCCACAGATTTTAGATTATGAAAATTCATCTTATCTATGAATAAAACCATGTATACCACTCGACTGAAACTTTGAAGATGGTGTTATAGCACcacaattaaatgaaaataatccaGGCGGAAATAGACCTTGAAGGGTAAAGGACCACCATGAATGGAGTGGGTCAAACCGAAATATAGTTTTACCTATTTACAGACCATAAACCATgcctgaaggaaacaaaagaaaagaataaggacacttcagctttatACACACAGAAGGGTGTGGCGTATTTAATACCCTATAATCCACATCTGCGGACTCAgtgaggctttctctcattttacccAATGTAGGCTGTCATTTCCCGAGCAACTGCTATCTTCGTTCTTCCTCCTCCCAGCAGACAGAGGCCGTgaactaaaatatatataataatttttgtCTCTTAAAAGTGTCTGGTTCAAAAATCTGTTCCCTGCCCCTAATTGAAGCACTATGTGTGAGAGGTTAGAGATGGCGGAGGGTCTTTGTTCCCAGTTCTACAAATCAAAGACTTTTTGGCTGTAAAAGGTTGGGTTTCATGAAAATACTTCCACTTCATCCCTGTTGGGGAAGAAAAACTATTGGGGAAGGAAATCCAACTTGATTGCACCTTCTTGTGCTTTAGTAGCAATTTAATTTCACTTACTGGTGCAGTACTGGTGATATCTGTCCCAAGCGATTGCAGCCATGAAACTGATAGAGGCCAGGACTGATATCATCCCCTGGAAAGCATGATAATTACAACCCTCTTGCCCAAATGGCCAGTACCTAGAAAGTATGAGAAAACACGAGTGTTAGCCCACTTAACTACATAATTTTGACACAAAGAACAGCAGAAGGTTTCTTAAAAGATTAAACATTAGTTCAAATCTCGCTTACTGGTGATCCACAAAACAAAGGCAGCTGTACGTCACAGGCATCGTAAAACCGGGGGATTTATTTAAACGCATTACATGCTAtgaacctaaaagaagaaaatgttactCTTGCACTGTGTTGCAAGACGATAATATTACTCAGTGTTGGATTTGGTAacatacaaaaacaaagcaagtaCCTACAAAatcctttaaacaaaaaaaaaaaaaaaaaagctgaaatttgACATCTTTAAAATATAAACTGGTGTTCAAGTAAGATTAGGATTGTCAATCAAATCCTGACCAAAACTCATTGACTATTTTCCATTGCATCCACCCCTCATGTAAAGATTTGTTATCCAGTTACTAAAACTCCGCAGATTTGCTTGCGAAAGCCCAAGCAAAGTGGATTGGTGACTGGATTATGAAGCACAGAAACTGAGTTGTTCCGAGCAGAACGAGCTCCAGTATTCAAACATTAAGGGCATTAAGAATGGCTGCGTTATGCGAGCtgtttcccctttttttgtTACCTGAGATAGCTGGCGTAAGCAGCTGTGAGCCCGTTCATATTCAGGCTGATGTCAGCCAAGGCCAGGTTGAACACGAGGAAGTTGCTGGGAGTTCGCATCTCCTTCACCCTGAGGAAGGCCAGGATGCTGATGCCGTTGAGGAAGAATCCCAGCAACCCTGAAGGGGTAAACAAGCAAGAGAGTTCCCTTCATCACAGCAATAATTATCGTCACAACCTTTTCATAACTGTCAGAATTGCACTGAAGCAACACAATATGTAAAACTGTGATCATATTTCAATGTGTGTACTGCAATAGTTTTCCAAAACACATCAGAACTGACCCTTTCCCAACAAAACCCGCTTTATTCCAGGCCCTTTGAAAACATCCTTTTAGATTAGCCATAACAACAATCGCTTCCCCTATACCACTGGCATGCCGAGTCATCaaaatatgaatacttttatgACCCTAAATTGCTGTGATCAAATAATCTTACCGTTTACCTCTTATCCTACCATATGTTTAGACAGAAGATATTCTTATTACCAGGATAATAGTTTgttgattgtttgtttgttcaaaaTTGGGGATGGAAAAATAACAGAATCATTTTCCCTTGGCTGAAGGTGAGACTATAAAGTCTGCATTCTGATTGGTTGACCAGCACCTTGTGATGACTCCTTCCCTGGAAGCACTTGCTTTCAGCTCCAGTGGCACCGCTGAGttcttaagtaaaaaaaaaacaaaaaaaaacagcaagacgTTTTTCCTGACTTGTTCCAAAGACTTGTCAACCTCTTGATGCTTCTTCCTGCAAAGTTTTCTTTTCATCTGCAACTTGAAAATGTTGGTCTTTTTTGGGTCACCCAGAATCAAGAGTGGGAAACTATTCACAGGCACCTAAACAACAGAAAGTGGGGCAACTGTTCCCACATTTTAGAGATTGGGGAGGGGAGGGGCGGTGGGAGGGGGGGTCGTCTGAGCACTTTCTGCAGTCtgacaaactctttttttattttaagttttacacTTCTTAAAACTAAAATAGTTAACCTCCTTCCTCTCTAAATTGGTCCAGTTTCACTCACCCTGTGCCCACTGCCAGGTTTGGAAAATAGAAGAtgcttaatctcaatgggatcTGTCCAGTCAGACAGCTATGAAGGCAAAGGTAATTTAAACTGAGTTGgcttttttaagtgttttaagaATGCATCTCTCTACCTCACCATAAATCAGGTAATTATACAACAGATAATTCTGTACGGCATCACACTATTCAGGTTGAGGCTGCTCTGACCCAAGCGTCGGCTGCAGCCAGCAGGAGTCAAACCTGTGTGTATTGTAATGAAGCTCTATTTGTTCAAACAGCGTCATCATCCTTTAAAACCTAATTCCTAACTCCTTAAATTGCCGTAACAAATCAGCATATAGCCAAGATGTCATAAATTAGCAGGTTCGTCCCCCATAAGTATTTCAAATTAGaccacagatttttttaaactccctTTTGATAAAAGTTAATGAAAGTAAACTATACTCTGAATGCTTGATTTCTTATTTATAAAACTTAGAAAACAATTCTCCACTTACTAGTAGTAGCCTGTAGAATTGGTGttagtgtgtgttttttccctatatacttaaatctttaaaataaaaaattaaatgattgGAAATAAGTGTGAATAAAATACATAGAATCCTTGATCACATTAATTGCTAATTTCCAGGGATTCTTCCCCATAATGCTTAAGGTAAAGAATGTATCTGAATGATTTGAtctatacagtcatattcaataaatcagaatatttaaatgtttacttatgTTTCCAATGAAACACATTATACAGATCAAATACACACAGGTGTTTTGAAGCCTTTATTTTCTGCTAATCATGATgataattttctttaacatttaagattggaatattacatcagacagttttaaaaatagatatagttttaattttaaaaatgcaggcttaatctgtatgatttgattccaatttgtatgatttgactgaatttgactttggaaagtgtctttagatgacatgtatcatgaattggcactatataagtaaaatttaattgaattaatcaaaagtatttttgattaatttgtcatatttaatctgacaaacaggCTTCATTGAAACATATATtgcaatttattgaatatgatagTAGATTATGAAACTGATTATTTGAGTACATTGAAATCGTCTAATGTAGTTTATCAAAGCTACAATACTGCAATCACACTAAACATGTATTATGATATACTATGAAAGTGTTGAAGCATTCACCTTCAACAGACACTGAGCACTTTAACGTTTGTAGCCAAACATAATTTGAGAAAGGATATTTTCATTGCAATATTTAACAAGTATTAACAACCTGTTTTTGCAATATTGTGCGGCCCT
Above is a genomic segment from Fundulus heteroclitus isolate FHET01 chromosome 10, MU-UCD_Fhet_4.1, whole genome shotgun sequence containing:
- the rgrb gene encoding LOW QUALITY PROTEIN: retinal G protein coupled receptor b (The sequence of the model RefSeq protein was modified relative to this genomic sequence to represent the inferred CDS: deleted 1 base in 1 codon), with product MGAYTLPEGFSDFDMFAFGSALLVGGLLGFFLNGISILAFLRVKEMRTPSNFLVFNLALADISLNMNGLTAAYASYLRYWPFGQEGCNYHAFQGMISVLASISFMAAIAWDRYHQYCTRQKLFWSTTVTMSGIIWILSIFWSAIPLMGWGVYDFEPMRTCCTLDYTRGDRDYITYMLSLVVLYLTFPAITMLSCYDSIYKHFKKIHNHRFNTALPLRVMLMCWGPYVLMCIYACFENVKLVSPKLRMVLPVVAKTNPFFNALLYSFGNEFYRGGVWNFLTGQKIVEPDIKKSK